Proteins encoded in a region of the Zea mays cultivar B73 chromosome 2, Zm-B73-REFERENCE-NAM-5.0, whole genome shotgun sequence genome:
- the LOC100192012 gene encoding Ribonucleoside-diphosphate reductase small chain encodes MPSAPALVPACDMQEPLLAESSDRFSMFPIRYPQIWEFYKKAVASFWTAEEVDLSADARHWDAALSPDERHFISHVLAFFAASDGIVLENLASRFMSDVQVAEARAFYGFQIAIENIHSEMYSLLLETYIRDGTEKDRLFRAIETVPAVRRKADWAMRWIDGGERFAERLVAFACVEGIFFSGSFCAIFWLKKRGLMPGLTFSNELISRDEGLHCDFACLLYDLLRGKLDESRVREIVADAVDIEREFVCDALPVALVGMNGGLMSQYIEFVADRLLMALGHRKMYNVANPFDWMELISLQGKTNFFEKRVGEYQKASVMSSLNGGAAANHTFSIDEDF; translated from the coding sequence ATGCCTTCCGcgccggcgctcgtccccgcgtgcGACATGCAGGAGCCGTTGCTGGCGGAGTCGTCCGACCGCTTCTCCATGTTCCCGATCCGGTACCCGCAGATTTGGGAGTTCTACAAGAAGGCGGTGGCGTCCTTCTGGACTGCCGAGGAGGTGGACCTCTCCGCGGACGCGCGCCACTGGGACGCGGCCCTCTCCCCCGACGAGCGCCACTTCATCTCCCACGTGCTCGCCTTCTTCGCCGCCTCCGACGGCATCGTGCTCGAGAACCTCGCCTCCCGCTTCATGTCCGATGTCCAGGTCGCCGAGGCGCGCGCCTTTTACGGCTTCCAAATCGCCATCGAGAACATCCACTCGGAGATGTACTCGCTGCTGCTCGAGACCTACATCCGCGATGGCACCGAGAAGGACCGCCTCTTCCGCGCCATCGAAACCGTCCCCGCCGTACGCCGCAAGGCCGACTGGGCCATGCGCTGGATCGACGGCGGGGAGCGCTTTGCCGAGCGCCTCGTTGCCTTCGCCTGCGTCGAGGGCATCTTCTTCTCGGGCTCCTTCTGCGCCATCTTCTGGCTCAAGAAGCGCGGCCTCATGCCGGGCCTCACTTTCTCTAATGAGCTCATCTCCCGGGACGAGGGCCTCCACTGCGACTTCGCCTGCCTCCTTTATGACCTCCTTCGGGGCAAGCTCGATGAGTCCCGCGTCCGCGAGATCGTTGCCGACGCCGTCGACATCGAGCGTGAGTTCGTTTGCGACGCGCTCCCCGTCGCGCTGGTCGGAATGAACGGCGGGCTCATGAGCCAGTACATCGAGTTCGTCGCCGACCGCCTGCTCATGGCGCTGGGGCACAGGAAGATGTACAACGTCGCCAACCCCTTCGACTGGATGGAGCTCATTTCCCTGCAGGGCAAGACTAACTTCTTTGAGAAGCGCGTCGGGGAGTACCAGAAGGCGTCCGTAATGTCCAGCCTCAACGGCGGCGCTGCTGCAAACCATACCTTCAGCATCGACGAGGACTTCTGA